The DNA segment ATGTTCACTTTCTCAACATCGACACCGAAGATAGCTTCCACGGCCTGCTTTACCTGTGTTTTGTTGGTTCCCTTTTTAACTTCAAACGTTACTTTGTTATCTGCGTCCATGTATCTCATCGTTTTTTCAGTGATGATTGGACGGATGATGATATCCTTGTAGTTTTCCATTATGCAAGTGCCTCCTCAACATCTTTCACAGCAGCTTCTGTAAAGACGATTTTGTTAGCATTTACGATATCGTAAACATTTAATCCATCAGCAGTAAGCATCATCATAGTAGGGATGTTTCTCATGCTCAGGAATGCATTTTCAAAATCTTCACCTTCAGATACTACGAATAAGGTTTTCTTTGGTGCGTTGATATCAGCGACAATCTGGTTGAACGCCTTTGTTTTTGGAGCTTCCAGCTCAAACTTGTCAACAACGCCCATTGCGTTTTCCAGCACCTTCTCAGACAGAGCTGATTTCAGAGCCAGACGACGAACTTTTTTGTTCAGCTTGTAGCCATAGTTTCTAGGAGTCGGGCCGAATACGATTCCTCCGCCTCTCCACTGTGTAGCACGAATGGATCCCTGACGAGCACGTCCGGTTCCCTTCTGACGCCAAGGCTTACGTCCGCCACCGCGTACTTCTGTACGGTTTTTGGTATCGTGAGTACCCTGACGCATGGATGCTCTCTGCATAATGACAGCATCGAAGATACATTGCTGATTTGGCTCGATGCCAAATACTGTATCTGCAAGAGTGATTTCTTTCAGCTCTTTACCAGTTTGGCTTAATACGACCATCTTAGGCATCTCTTATTCCTCCTCTTTCGTGTAATCTACTAATGTCACAGGCTCTGTATTGCCCTTGGAACATTTAGCAGTGCGTACCATTACCATTCCACGTTTTGGTCCAGGCACGTTTCCTTTGATCAGTAAGTAGTTGTTTTCAACATCAACCTTGATCACTGTCAGGTTCTGGTTTGTAGTTCTGTAACCACCCTCCTGACCGGCCATGATGGTACCCTTGATAATCTTACCCTGACGGGAGGTTATACCGTTGGTAGCCAATGAACCGATGTGTCTGTGGTGTCCGGAACCATGGCTCTTAGGACCGATTTTCGCATTATTACGAACGATCGTACCATTGAATCCCTTACCCTTTGATGTACCGATAACATCTACTGTTTCTCCAGCGCTGAAGATTCCTACGTTGATTTCAGCACCCAGCTCCAGATCAGCAAATTCGCTGTCGCGAACTTCCTTAACGAATCTTTTCGGAGCCGTATTCGCTTTTGCAGCATGTCCGGCTTCACCCTTTGTGCTGCGTGTTTCCTTAACATCTTCAAAACCTAACTGTACAGCTTCGTATCCATCGTTTTCCACTGTTTTCTTCTGTAATACAACATTTGGACAAGCCTCTACTACAGTTACAGGAATCAGCGTTCCATCCTCTGTGAAGACCTGTGTCATCCCAAGTTTACGTCCTAGAATACCTTTCATGATGTCACCTCCATTACAGCTTAATTTCGATGTCAACACCACTTGGCAGCTCCAGACGACTCAGTGAGTCGATTGTTTCTGCTGTAGGTCCGACAATCTCAATTAAACGTTTGTGAGTTCTGATCTCGAACTGCTCGCGAGAGTCTTTGTATTTGTGTACCGCACGCAGGATTGTTACTACCTGCTTTTCAGTTGGAAGAGGTACTGGTCCAACAATTTTTTTAGCACCGTGAGCTTGTGCTGCCTGCACGATCTTTTCTGCGGATGCATCCAAGATTCTGTGCTCATAAGCTTTTAAGCGAATTCTTACGCTATTTTTTGCCATGAATATATCTCCTTTCGCCTATATGGACTATAGACTCGCTCGATGCGAATTCCCCGGCCTCGCCGTCCATGACAACGTTTCTCAGTGGGTCGGCAACCTCGCATGTCCTCGCGGTCGTGATAATATTCTAACACATCCAAATGTTGATTACAAGCGTTAATTACGGCTTTTTTTACTTTTTTTCATAATTTTTTCAGAACCTCTGCACTCCACGAAATCCGCTGTTCATGAGAGCGTTTTCATAGCATTTTCGGTGAAAAAAACGAAAAAAAGCTTCTAAATCAATAGAAGCTCTTCACCTTAGCGCAGGGTTGTTTGCAGGAATGCCTCACAGTTTTGCTGCAGCTGCCGCTCTAGCTGCTCATATGGAATATTGCGCATTTCACTGATGCGCAGCATACTGCGCTTTAAGATTGCACCATGCTCATGCGGTGTCACTGCACGGTTCTCACACCATGCACAGGCTGAGATACCATCAGTTTCCACAAGCAGACGCTCCAGGGGGACGGAGGCTGCCACCTGCTGCACGGCTTCATCTGACAATAAGGAAGGCCCGACTGTGAACCAGCAGCCCATATTGATATATTCCCAAAGCCAGTCCGCACAGGAATACCAGTGTACAAGATAGCGGTTTTCATAACGCCGCAACAGCTTTAGCGCCGCTTTCTCTTTTCCCTTCAGATGCAAAATGACCGGCTTTTTCTGCTGCTGTGCAAACGTAAGCTGCTGTTCAAACACGCTATACTGCAGAGCCTCATCCGTTTTACACCAGACGGAATCCAATCCGATCTCTCCAATAATTTTCGTTTCCTTTAGCATTGGCAGCATCTCATCCCATGTGACTGTATCCGCCTGCCATGGATGGATACCGGCACTGATCCATATCGCCGGGTTTTCCGCCTGCAGCTTTTTCAGCTTGCTGTATTCCTTTGGCGTTGCCGCATTCACAATACAGGTGATACCCTGCTGCTTTAAAATTTCCGGTGTGGTTGCAGAGTCCATATGCATATGTGCATCAATGATCATAAACGCCCTCCTTCAGAAGCTGATAAATCTCCTTCTTCAGCTCCCCCTGATCATACAGCCATTCCCGGCTTTTTTCACATCGCTGCAAAGTGATCTCCTTGCAGATGGAAGCGGGTGAGCCCCCCAAAATCAGAATACGGTCTGCCAGATACAGCGCCTCATCAATATCGTGGGTCACCAGCAGCATCGTTCTGTTTAACTCTTTCCTCAGTTTCAGCAGCCAATCCTGCATATCATTGCGTGTAATGACATCCAGCGCACCAAAGGGCTCATCCAGCAGCAGTATATCGGCACTGCATAAGGCTGTGCGAAGAAACGCAGCACGCTGCCGCATCCCCCCGGACAGCTCATTTGGATACGCATATTCATAACCTTTTAAGCCAAAGGTCTCAAACTCCTGCAATGCGCTTTCCTTCGCCTCTTTAACATGTCCGTGTATCCTGCCATACAGACAGACATTATCCAGAATATTCTTCCATGGCAGCAGCAGGTCATCCTGCGGCATATAGGCAAAGTGTGAGGAAACTCCCTGCACACGCACATCATCCACAGAAAAGGTACCCTGCTCACTGTCCAGAAGTCCAGCCAGTATATTCAGCAGCGTTGATTTCCCACAGCCGCTGGGCCCGATCAGTGCCACAAATTCACCTTTCTCCACATGAAAGCTGACATGCTCCAGAATCCTTCTGCTGTTGAAAGAGATTGCCATATCCTCCACTTGTAATTTCATGATGACCTCCTGTAGAAGCAGCTTATTTCACAAACGTATTCGTATACTGCTCATCCGCTTTGATTTTTTCGTTAATCAGCTTATTCTCATACATAAAGGCAGTATAGTTATCCCATACAGAATCCTTCATAACACCCCAGCCTTCTGCGTCCTTTGCATATTCACTGCTTAAAAACTGCTGGCTCTTTTTCAAAAACTTCAGATCATAATCCGGTGCATATTTACTCAGAATCTCTGCGGACGCATCCGGATTTGAAATTGCAAATTCATATCCCTTCTTCACTGCATTCATAAATCTCTGAACTGTTTCCGGATCCTCCTTGATCATTTTCTCACTTGTAATGATAACAGGTGTGTAATAATCCAAACGCTCATCCAGCTCACGCAGCGGTATGTAATTTAAGTCATAGCCTTCCATTCTTCCCTTTGTCACAGCCCAGCCTTCAAACTCCCACTGAATATCCACTGTTTTTCCAAGAGACGCAAAGCCGCTTCCATCTGCACCAACCATTGTCAGCTTAGAGAAATCCGCCTTCGCCGCCTTCATAACCGCCTTGATAACAGCCTCCTCACTCGGTGCCTGCCAGCCTGCATACACCTTGCCTTCAAAATCCTTCGGTGTATTGATATGTTCTTTTTTCAATGACACAAAGCCGCTCGTGTTATGCTGAATGATTGTCGCAATCGCCCGGATCGGCAACGGTTCCTCCGCCGTTCTCGCATAGGTCACATCCTCCTGATAGCTGACACCGAACTCTCCCTTGTTTGCGGCGACCAGTGTTGCACTTGTGGCATCATCCCCAGGCTCGATGATATCCACATCCAGACCTTCCTCCTTGAAATACCCTTTATCCTTAGCAACATAAAATCCGGTATGATTGGTATTCGGTAAATAATCAAGAATCAGCGTTACCTTCTTTGCCGTTTCCTTCTCCTTGGATGCTTCCTTATTATCGGAGCATCCGCTTACTGCAACAGCCATCAATGCAGCCAGCAGCATACAGCTAATTTTCTTCATGCTTTTCTTCCTTTCTTCTTTCCTGCATATGGAAACAATACCGCTTCCAGTAAAACCACTGCCCCGTGCAGTAAAAGGCTCAGTGCGATAATCACAACCACACAGGCAAAAACCTTATCCAGCATATAACCGTTTTTCACACGTATCATATAATATCCAAGACCTG comes from the Erysipelotrichaceae bacterium 66202529 genome and includes:
- a CDS encoding hydrolase TatD — encoded protein: MIIDAHMHMDSATTPEILKQQGITCIVNAATPKEYSKLKKLQAENPAIWISAGIHPWQADTVTWDEMLPMLKETKIIGEIGLDSVWCKTDEALQYSVFEQQLTFAQQQKKPVILHLKGKEKAALKLLRRYENRYLVHWYSCADWLWEYINMGCWFTVGPSLLSDEAVQQVAASVPLERLLVETDGISACAWCENRAVTPHEHGAILKRSMLRISEMRNIPYEQLERQLQQNCEAFLQTTLR
- the rplC gene encoding 50S ribosomal protein L3, which produces MKGILGRKLGMTQVFTEDGTLIPVTVVEACPNVVLQKKTVENDGYEAVQLGFEDVKETRSTKGEAGHAAKANTAPKRFVKEVRDSEFADLELGAEINVGIFSAGETVDVIGTSKGKGFNGTIVRNNAKIGPKSHGSGHHRHIGSLATNGITSRQGKIIKGTIMAGQEGGYRTTNQNLTVIKVDVENNYLLIKGNVPGPKRGMVMVRTAKCSKGNTEPVTLVDYTKEEE
- the rplW gene encoding 50S ribosomal protein L23 — translated: MENYKDIIIRPIITEKTMRYMDADNKVTFEVKKGTNKTQVKQAVEAIFGVDVEKVNIVNVKPKTKRMGKYVGTTKNVRKAYVKIKEGQDINLFGEEAE
- the rpsJ gene encoding 30S ribosomal protein S10, yielding MAKNSVRIRLKAYEHRILDASAEKIVQAAQAHGAKKIVGPVPLPTEKQVVTILRAVHKYKDSREQFEIRTHKRLIEIVGPTAETIDSLSRLELPSGVDIEIKL
- a CDS encoding ABC transporter substrate-binding protein; this translates as MKKISCMLLAALMAVAVSGCSDNKEASKEKETAKKVTLILDYLPNTNHTGFYVAKDKGYFKEEGLDVDIIEPGDDATSATLVAANKGEFGVSYQEDVTYARTAEEPLPIRAIATIIQHNTSGFVSLKKEHINTPKDFEGKVYAGWQAPSEEAVIKAVMKAAKADFSKLTMVGADGSGFASLGKTVDIQWEFEGWAVTKGRMEGYDLNYIPLRELDERLDYYTPVIITSEKMIKEDPETVQRFMNAVKKGYEFAISNPDASAEILSKYAPDYDLKFLKKSQQFLSSEYAKDAEGWGVMKDSVWDNYTAFMYENKLINEKIKADEQYTNTFVK
- a CDS encoding ATP-binding cassette domain-containing protein, with product MKLQVEDMAISFNSRRILEHVSFHVEKGEFVALIGPSGCGKSTLLNILAGLLDSEQGTFSVDDVRVQGVSSHFAYMPQDDLLLPWKNILDNVCLYGRIHGHVKEAKESALQEFETFGLKGYEYAYPNELSGGMRQRAAFLRTALCSADILLLDEPFGALDVITRNDMQDWLLKLRKELNRTMLLVTHDIDEALYLADRILILGGSPASICKEITLQRCEKSREWLYDQGELKKEIYQLLKEGVYDH
- the rplD gene encoding 50S ribosomal protein L4 → MPKMVVLSQTGKELKEITLADTVFGIEPNQQCIFDAVIMQRASMRQGTHDTKNRTEVRGGGRKPWRQKGTGRARQGSIRATQWRGGGIVFGPTPRNYGYKLNKKVRRLALKSALSEKVLENAMGVVDKFELEAPKTKAFNQIVADINAPKKTLFVVSEGEDFENAFLSMRNIPTMMMLTADGLNVYDIVNANKIVFTEAAVKDVEEALA